The Castor canadensis chromosome X, mCasCan1.hap1v2, whole genome shotgun sequence genome includes a region encoding these proteins:
- the LOC141419914 gene encoding uncharacterized protein isoform X2 → MSTQFVSPILHPWTLSEIDTFTPWTSAESPILIPFLELIVDTVTTWTQNKSAIYAWTKNVVDTVTLWAQAELSEISPSTKTVSNMAMLWLKTKYPAVNTWAVSEFDSVSLWTQVASLSIHPLVWFETGTVPLWNETKSALNPRKQFETDTVTQWTYTKSPATSRAHLLSETKIIFTKAESQSSNLWIQGESDVVKTWIQDKTQGINPWTAPWIQQEVQEIHLWSETVSDIDAMWTNKTFEFPKGNPRSQSTTVTIWTLDEFPVVNQWVHTLEDVEKLWSKDEFPVLSPLTKTMSNSFTLWSQGESPTINLWSVSMSDTIKLWTDIVIQTVEFWTKAVAPTVTVWLQSDSPSGPLSDTVTLPWAQAEYPPTNLWTQTRADRVTTQWLQAEYSPCSLWSKHGTEIITASWLQTESSPEHLCILPQRPQAFKSLAGNPLPEPLSDKVIPFRSHTESSSVNLWPRMVSDIITPLWFRSEPVSRNLWSESVTDTITPSKLLLESPPVSVRTVPLSNRIKPPWFQAELKGVHLWTILVSDTVTVLWTQAEYPGRISWTELIADIFTTWTQSEFLTVNSGIQSVSSAFTPWHQAESPTVRHWTQLTSDSVLVWNQSAASTLNHWTQSKTDTFTEWTNSQFTNVKHPTEAVSNILNQAEIAKTNSWTKLETDTVLQVAQANSEIINPWIQAIDNTVTPLVQGVSLAKSPWTQFESDIITTWTQTLIPAVNPLTMTVTGRDTLWSLAEIMSVNSQVQSATEIFTQLIQNQTIAANVLTHSIFNQVILFNKAVSPTTNHWTKPEANTIAMWTLAKSQKQKAWTEVNYEIVSSWNPGEFSEVKIWTLPEAGIFKHQAASKIPMIEDTAKIVKQWTQAEFPAVNTWAESVVDIITTWTQTESLATNLYTFLLDKVTLKTQTKSPLINTLNQEETITVKSKIQTESPKVNIQSEFKTPFISPWVESEPGEGTPCIHVEEQWTDPVTETVKLCIQVISTTFNSFLRMGNIATAWFKAESPQINPWKSAKASEVIHRIQSESSPVESLKEAQIAKVRPWTQVEYSTLSPCIDNRDLKVISWIKTEYHPINTWSEVTSSNTIPWTQVEFPQVDPFPVPKDSKFIPWTQAESLPEYSWIRATISKESWIQREAPQGNPWTKATSSVAIHWTQDESESVDPWIQPIQVTYSTVNTRAQPSFNTIILRTHSEYPAVTWIKSISETLAPLIQDEFQILDPWVQSVSEKVMSWTQATPTSEELWKEVVFPTIAPWKQSVSPSVITSTQSVFEVITSWTMAKFPAVITWMQAGPDALMSWTQNESLEIKTWVEDTISTIEQRTKAEYSSLNLETQIITFKITMGILNESTSTKSGSKAIASKITTDIQAEILAVKTWAEPAASIATTFKQTASSTVNFYVQIGTDKGTISTILETEAKKSWLLPEVNTFRMSVQHQTDNTKPLVQSENQASLLWTHSELENSSPWTLPEFGTILSWIVPVHVAAISLPQPDSYISKASFKIQAEKPWIQTTFQTLTTFTSFSDKVQLQATHKIATVMPWIQFKIGTLDYWTQSEYTVKLWTIFETGTIRPWIQSETNTVNPWTQPKTSTIRALTQAESQQVRCLSLPVPETVTLLSQAEMEAAKHLTMSDMNTVAPWTLTQNDTIKQMTQIESKKVLSWFQPERTIAHPWIHLETNIVRPGYNSEGNAVQTRITTETNTVRFWTSSEIKLWTQSESQAVSMWPEDSRATLWSLTQNDTITSWFQLESQRILSWAQFEGGITNPWTQQETATTKLWTQFGTLKILSWTPPDTIIYWFHTQIDSITPMSQPQTQKFQSWMQTITQVRKISPVTEVGTVIPWLQFQSNTVRSWIQLYSQTVSLGTHTEVGIIGHWTQKRIATDNLGTNSETQATRPWDKQEANTVRTRFYLQVKTVRLQTYSEFGTFSTFIRSEIGTIHHDSFMIQSKTQEVRPWTQSEIVMTRYWVLSQVVKPQTMLKGGTFTPWIQSETQPATPWTKPQVNITFFSIPVSDKFRTWIQPKTKLLHYKADKIVSLISPETGTIGKTLLIDHLDNKSKLVTFLPVETISTAHQYFITLSTEISTIERKIKSSYLQPSQLTSIFLLTLSSKWFPSIIGHKNFGSILEIIDTKGSLDVLSVSLSYLSPGFSFLVSCSLTYPCTLFPSCLVFSSCPYLSHCVFPSCFNFSSLAFSPVLLPSTSSDSQLQELSFSKFIEDTIFSHTFSSLHAPPAISLTKEFPLMPGSLSGPNYKHQSGQQPLNVSLAECRLGMIWKDNLQALWLFKTAVVSHETTECGLRPGLVSRCPNCWEAETGPKGPLGPGLIFLKQPLHFQPLVLPTCLEESLEQEKNIQLYDCWLPSWSLMRGSPGILQKRHLNILQASTCAQFWPKLNEFTFCVEAKKAMGEAGCKGDLGAPLVCHIQQKDTWVQVGILSHFDEHCTKPYVFSQVSPFIFWIQGVTWLSHAPWSQQGLITTSASISLSVSPARNASVLTSTTASIRPHFISLPQPQILADRISLRYTMPWQAMIISCGSQICSGSIISSSWVLTAAHCVRNMNPEDTIAILGLRHPGAPLRVVKVTTILLHERFRLVSGAARNDLALVLLQEGQNSIQMLAPLGHLKNLNSSECWLSGPRILKPGETDENPEILQMQVMGASSCAYLYPDIGSSIVCFITQAKGYDTNMEPVSPGSAVMCRPISGNGKWRQIGFTSLKSLATIVSPHFSWILSTLAKAGHPLNQDRMPWIEKPKSSGFLKYPSTLLLSSVIIIEAQMFL, encoded by the exons ATGTCAACCCAGTTTGTATCTCCAATACTACATCCCTGGACATTATCTGAAATTGATACTTTCACACCTTGGACCTCAGCTGAGTCTCCaatattaattccatttttagaGCTTATAGTTGATACTGTGACAACATGGACCCAGAATAAATCAGCAATATATGCTTGGACCAAAAATGTAGTTGATACTGTCACATTGTGGGCCCAAGCTGAACTTTCAGAAATTAGTCCCTCAACAAAAACTGTAAGTAATATGGCCATGCTGTGGTTGAAGACAAAATATCCAGCAGTAAATACATGGGCTGTCTCTGAATTTGATTCAGTGTCATTGTGGACCCAGGTTGCTTCTCTATCAATACATCCCTTGGTATGGTTTGAAACTGGAACAGTCCCCCTGTGGAATGAAACTAAGTCTGCATTAAATCCCAGGAAACAGTTTGAAACTGATACAGTCACGCAATGGACTTATACTAAATCACCAGCAACTTCACGGGCACATCTGTtatctgaaacaaaaataatttttaccaaGGCTGAATCTCAATCATCAAACCTCTGGATACAAGGTGAATCTGATGTAGTCAAAACATGGATTCAGGATAAAACTCAAGGAATAAATCCTTGGACTGCACCATGGATTCAGCAAGAAGTTCAAGAAATACATCTCTGGTCAGAGACTGTATCTGATATAGATGCTATGTGGACtaataaaacatttgaatttCCAAAAGGAAATCCCAGGTCACAATCTACAACTGTCACAATATGGACATTAGATGAATTTCCAGTAGTAAATCAATGGGTTCACACACTAGAAGATGTAGAAAAACTGTGGTCCAAAGATGAATTTCCAGTACTAAGTCCTTTAACAAAGACAATGAGCAATAGCTTTACACTATGGTCTCAGGGAGAGTCTCCAACAATAAATCTATGGAGTGTATCTATGTCAGATACAATTAAACTATGGACTGATATTGTAATTCAAACAGTAGAGTTTTGGACAAAGGCTGTAGCTCCTACAGTCACAGTATGGCTCCAGAGTGATTCTCCATCAGGACCTCTATCTGATACAGTCACACTGCCATGGGCTCAGGCTGAATATCCACCAACAAACTTGTGGACACAAACTAGAGCTGATAGAGTCACAACACAATGGCTGCAGGCTGAATATTCTCCATGTAGTCTATGGAGTAAGCATGGAACTGAAATAATAACAGCATCATGGCTTCAGACTGAGTCTTCACCAGAACATTTATGTATACTCCCACAGCGGCCCCAGGCTTTTAAATCTTTAGCAGGAAATCCATTGCCAGAGCCTTTGTCTGACAAAGTCATACCTTTCAGGTCCCACACTGAATCTTCCTCAGTAAATCTATGGCCACGGATGGTATCTGATATAATCACACCACTATGGTTTCGGAGTGAacctgtatctagaaatctgtggtCAGAATCTGTAACTGATACAATCACACCATCAAAGCTTCTTCTAGAATCTCCACCAGTAAGTGTAAGGACAGTGCCTTTATCAAATAGAATAAAACCACCTTGGTTCCAGGCTGAATTAAAAGGAGTACATCTATGGACAATACTTGTATCTGATACAGTAACAGTACTGTGGACTCAGGCTGAATATCCAGGAAGAATTTCCTGGACAGAACTTATTGCTGATATATTCACAACATGGACTCAGTCTGAATTTCTAACAGTAAACTCCGGGATTCAATCTGTCTCTTCTGCATTCACACCGTGGCACCAGGCTGAGTCTCCAACAGTAAGACATTGGACACAACTAACATCTGATTCAGTTTTAGTGTGGAACCAATCTGCTGCATCTACACTAAATCACTGGACACAGTCTAAAACTGATACATTTACAGAGTGGACAAATAGTCAATTCACAAACGTCAAGCATCCAACAGAAGCTGTATCTAATATATTGAATCAAGCTGAAATTGCAAAAACAAATTCCTGGACAAAACTTGAAACTGATACTGTGTTACAGGTGGCTCAGGCTAATTCTGAAATCATCAATCCATGGATACAAGCAATAGATAATACAGTAACACCATTGGTTCAGGGTGTTTCTTTAGCAAAAAGTCCTTGGACACAGTTTGAATCTGATATAATCACAACGTGGACTCAGACCCTAATACCAGCTGTAAATCCATTGACGATGACTGTAACTGGTAGAGATACCCTGTGGAGCCTAGCTGAAATTATGTCAGTAAATTCTCAGGTACAATCTGCAACAGAAATATTCACACAATTGATTCAAAACCAAACTATTGCAGCAAATGTCTTGACACACTCTATATTTAATCAAGTCATTCTTTTTAACAAGGCGGTTAGCCCAACAACAAATCACTGGACAAAGCCTGAAGCTAATACAATAGCAATGTGGACACTGGCTAAGTCTCAGAAACAAAAGGCCTGGACAGAAGTTAACTATGAAATAGTCTCATCATGGAATCCAGGTGAATTCTCAGAAGTAAAGATTTGGACACTGCCAGAGGCTGGTATATTCAAGCATCAAGCTGCATCTAAAATTCCTATGATAGAGGATACAGCTAAAATTGTCAAACAGTGGACACAAGCTGAATTTCCAGCAGTAAATACTTGGGCAGAGTCAGTAGTTGATATAATTACAACATGGACACAGACAGAATCTTTAGCAACAAATCTTTACACATTTCTACTTGATAAAGTCACACTAAAGACACAGACTAAATCTCCATTAATAAATACTTTGAACCAAGAAGAAACTATAACTGTCAAATCCAAGATACAGACTGAATCTCCAAAAGTAAATATCCAATCAGAATTTAAGACTCCATTTATATCTCCTTGGGTTGAGTCTGAACCTGGGGAAGGCACACCATGCATTCATGTGGAAGAACAATGGACAGATCCTGTAACTGAAACAGTCAAATTGTGCATACAAGTTATTTCTACAACATTTAATTCCTTCTTAAGAATGGGAAATATAGCAACTGCATGGTTTAAGGCTGAATCTCCACAAATAAACCCATGGAAGAGTGCTAAAGCATCAGAAGTCATACACAGGATACAGTCTGAATCTTCACCGGTAGAATCCTTGAAAGAAGCTCAAATAGCTAAAGTCAGACCCTGGACCCAGGTTGAATATTCAACATTATCTCCCTGCATAGACAAcagagatttgaaagtaatatccTGGATAAAGACTGAATATCACCCAATAAATACCTGGTCAGAAGTTACATCTTCAAACACCATACCCTGGACCCAGGTTGAATTTCCACAAGTAGATCCCTTTCCAGTGCCCAAGGATTCAAAATTCATACCTTGGACCCAGGCTGAATCTCTACCAGAATATTCCTGGATAAGGGCAACAATTTCAAAAGAATCCTGGATCCAGAGGGAAGCCCCACAAGGAAACCCCTGGACAAAGGCCACATCTTCAGTAGCCATACACTGGACTCAGGATGAATCTGAATCAGTAGATCCATGGATACAACCTATACAGGTTACATATTCAACAGTAAATACCCGGGCACAGCCCTCATTTAATACTATCATATTACGGACCCATTCTGAATATCCAGCAGTAACCTGGATAAAGTCTATATCTGAAACACTTGCACCATTGATACAGGATGAATTTCAAATATTAGATCCTTGGGTACAATCTGTATCTGAAAAAGTGATGTCCTGGACTCAGGCTACACCTACATCAGAAGAGCTTTGGAAAGAAGTTGTATTTCCTACAATTGCCCCATGGAAACAGAGTGTGTCTCCATCAGTAATTACCTCCACACAATCTGTATTTGAGGTAATCACCTCATGGACCATGGCTAAATTTCCAGCAGTAATTACCTGGATGCAGGCAGGTCCTGATGCACTCATGTCATGGACCCAGAATGAATCTCTAGAAATCAAGACATGGGTAGAGGACACAATTTCCACAATTGAACAGAGAACCAAAGCTGAATATTCATCTTTAAATCTAGAGACACAGATTATAACTTTCAAAATCACAATGGGGATATTAAATGAATCTACATCAACGAAATCAGGGTCAAAGGCTATAGCttccaaaatcacaacagacATCCAGGCTGAGATTTTAGCAGTCAAAACCTGGGCAGAACCTGCAGCTTCAATAGCCACAACTTTTAAGCAGACTGCCTCTTCCACTGTAAACTTTTATGTACAGATTGGAactgacaaaggcacaatttcaACAATTCTTGAAACTGAAGCCAAGAAATCTTGGCTATTGCCAGAAGTTAACACATTCAGAATGTCAGTGCAACATCAGACAGATAATACCAAACCCTTGGTTCAATCTGAAAATCAAGCATCTCTTCTGTGGACACATTCTGAACTTGAAAACAGTAGTCCATGGACCTTACCTGAATTTGGAACAATCTTATCCTGGATAGTACCTGTGCATGTAGCAGCCATATCTTTGCCACAGCCTGACTCTTATATTAGCAAAGCTTCATTTAAAATTCAGGCAGAAAAACCATGGATTCAAACAACCTTTCAAACACTCACTACTTTCACATCATTTAGTGACAAAGTACAGCTCCAGGCCACACATAAAATCGCTACAGTCATGCCATGGATCCAGTTCAAAATAGGCACATTAGACTACTGGACCCAGTCAGAATATACAGTAAAATTGTGGACTATTTTTGAAACTGGTACAATAAGACCATGgatccaaagtgaaacaaacacaGTCAACCCCTGGACCCAACCTAAAACTAGTACAATCAGAGCATTGACACAGGCTGAATCTCAACAAGTTAGGTGCTTGTCTTTGCCAGTACCTGAAACAGTGACACTATTGTCACAagctgaaatggaagcagcaaaacACTTGACCATGTCTGATATGAATACTGTTGCACCATGGACCCTAACTCAAAATGATACAATAAAGCAAATGACTCAAATTGAATCTAAAAaagttctttcttggtttcagccAGAAAGGACAATAGCCCATCCCTGGATCCACCTTGAAACTAATATAGTCAGACCTGGATACAATTCTGAAGGCAATGCTGTCCAAACAAGAATCACTACTGAAACCAATACAGTCAGATTCTGGACCTCTTCTGAAATAAAACTTTGGACCCAGTCTGAATCTCAAGCAGTAAGTATGTGGCCTGAAGATAGCAGAGCCACACTTTGGTCTCTAACTCAGAATGATACCATTACATCTTGGTTCCAATTAGAATCTCAAAGGATACTTTCTTGGGCCCAGTTTGAAGGTGGTATAACCAACCCTTGGACTCAGCAGGAAACTGCTACAACTAAACTATGGACCCAATTtggaactttaaaaattctttcctggACCCCACCTGATACAATAATATACTGGTTCCATACTCAGATAGATTCAATCACACCCATGagccagcctcaaactcaaaaaTTCCAAAGTTGGATGCAGACTATAACTCAAGTACGAAAAATTTCACCTGTGACTGAAGTTGGTACAGTAATACCTTGGTTACAGTTTCAAAGTAACACAGTTAGATCCTGGATTCAACTTTATTCCCAAACAGTGAGTCTTGGGACCCATACTGAAGTTGGTATAATTGGGCACTGGACTCAGAAAAGAATTGCTACAGATAACCTTGGGACCAACTCTGAAACTCAAGCAACCAGACCCTGGGACAAGCAGGAAGCTAACACAGTCAGAACTAGGTTCTACCTTCAAGTAAAAACTGTCAGACTGCAGACTTATTCAGAATTCGGTACGTTCAGTACTTTCATCCGATCTGAAATTGGCACAATTCATCATGATTCTTTTATGATCCAGTCAAAAACCCAAGAAGTCAGACCCTGGACCCAGTCTGAAATTGTTATGACTAGATACTGGGTTTTGTCTCAAGTAGTTAAACCACAGACAATGCtaaaaggaggaacatttacaccCTGGATCCAGTCTGAAACTCAACCAGCCACACCATGGACCAAGCCTCAAGTTAATATAACattcttttctattcctgtaTCTGATAAATTCAGAACCTGGATCCAACCTAAAACAAAGCTACTGCATTACAAAGCTGACAAAATTGTGTCACTGATTTCTCCTGAGACTGGAACAATTGGAAAAACTCTGCTAATTGATCATTTGGATAACAAGTCTaagcttgtaacatttttacctGTTGAGACTATTTCTACCGCACATCAGTATTTTATAACTTTGTCAACAGAGATAAGTaccatagaaagaaaaattaaaagcagttaTCTCCAGCCAAGCCAGCTCACAAGCATTTTCCTTCTTACCCTGTCGAGCAAGTGGTTTCCTAGTATAATTGGTCACAAGAACTTTGGCAGCATATTAGAAATTATTGACACAAAAGGAAGCCTTGatgtcctttctgtctctcttagtTATCTTTCCCCAggcttttccttccttgtttcttgtTCTCTTACATATCCATGTACATTGTTCCCTTCCTGTTTAGTCTTTTCTTCTTGTCCTTATCTTTCACACTGTGTTTTCCCATCTTGCTTCAACTTTTCTTCTCTGGCCTTCTCTCCTGTGCTTTTGCCCTCAACCTCTTCTGATAGTCAGCTCCAGGAACTGTCTTTCTCAAAGTTTATTGAAGATACTATTTTTTCTCACACTTTCTCATCCCTGCATGCTCCTCCAGCAATAAGTTTAACAAAAGAGTTTCCCCTGATGCCTGGATCTCTATCTGGACCCAACTATAAGCATCAGTCTGGACAACAGCCTCTCAATGTTTCCCTGGCTGAGTGTCGCCTAGGTATGATTTGGAAAGACAATCTCCAGGCTCTCTGGCTCTTCAAGACAGCTGTTGTTTCTCACGAGACCACAG AGTGTGGATTACGCCCTGGCCTTGTCTCCCGTTGTCCCAATTgctgggaggcagaaacag GACCCAAAGGACCTCTTGGACCTGGGCTAATCTTTCTGAAGCAGCCACTACATTTTCAACCCCTGGTTCTTCCTACTTGTCTGGAGGAAAGTTTGGAGCAAGAGAAGAATATACAACTGTATGACTGCTGGTTACCCAGCTGGTCCCTCATGAGAG GAAGTCCTGGAATTTTGCAAAAAAGGCACCTAAACATCCTGCAAGCCAGCACTTGTGCCCAGTTTTGGCCCAAGCTGAATGAATTTACTTTCTGTGTGGAGGCCAAGAAAGCTATGGGGGAGGCTGGCTGTAAG GGTGACTTGGGGGCACCTTTGGTGTGCCATATACAACAAAAGGATACATGGGTACAGGTGGGAATCTTGAGTCACTTTGATGAACATTGCACAAAGCCCTATGTCTTCAGCCAAGTGAGCCCTTTCATTTTCTGGATTCAGGGAGTTACATGGCTCAGCCATGCACCATGGTCCCAACAAGGACTCATAACTACCTCTGCTTCCATCTCCCTTTCAGTCTCTCCTGCTAGGAATGCTTCAGTTTTAACCTCTACAACTGCTTCTATTCGACCCCACTTCATTTCTCTGCCACAACCTCAGA TTTTGGCAGATCGTATTTCTCTGCGATATACTATGCCTTGGCAGGCTATGATCATCAGTTGTGGCAGTCAAATCTGCAGTGGCTCCATAATTAGCAGCTCTTGGGTTCTCACTGCTGCCCATTGTGTCAGGAACAT GAATCCAGAAGACACTATAGCGATACTGGGCCTTAGGCATCCTGGGGCACCTCTGAGAGTTGTTAAAGTAACTACTATCCTACTTCATGAGAGATTCCGGTTGGTGAGTGGAGCAGCAAGAAATGATCTAGCTTTGGTACTCCTTCAAGAGGGCCAAAATTCCATTCAGATGTTAGCACCATTGGGGCACTTGAAGAATCTAAATAGCTCAGAATGTTGGCTTTCTGGGCCAAGAATTCTTAAACCAG GAGAGACAGATGAGAACCCAGAAATATTACAGATGCAGGTTATGGGAGCTTCAAGCTGTGCCTACCTCTACCCAGACATAGGCAGTTCTATTGTTTGCTTCATTACTCAGGCCAAAGGCTATGACACAAATATG GAGCCAGTGAGTCCAGGCAGTGCTGTTATGTGCAGACCAATATCTGGCAATGGCAAATGGAGACAGATAGGCTTCACCAGTCTCAAATCTCTAGCTACCATAGTGAGCCCACACTTCTCCTGGATTTTATCCACTTTAGCAAAAGCAGGCCATCCCTTAAACCAGGACCGTATGCCTTGGATAGAAAAACCTAAGTCCTCTGGTTTCCTTAAATATCCATCCACACTGCTACTTTCCTCAGTAATTATTATTGAAGCACAGATGTTTTTGTAG